One genomic window of Undibacterium cyanobacteriorum includes the following:
- a CDS encoding SWIB/MDM2 domain-containing protein, with product MATAPKKAAAKPAAKKPAAKAAAKPAAKKPVAKAAAKPAAKPAKAAAKPAAKPAKAAAKPAAKKPAAAKKPAAARKPNAAFMKPMTISPVLAAVIGAAPMPRTEVTKKVWEYIKKHKLQDEANKRNINADDKLKAVFGGKKQVSMFEMTKLISGHLS from the coding sequence ATGGCAACAGCACCAAAAAAAGCAGCAGCAAAACCAGCAGCAAAAAAACCTGCCGCGAAAGCAGCAGCTAAACCGGCAGCTAAAAAACCTGTAGCAAAAGCAGCAGCGAAGCCAGCAGCAAAGCCAGCTAAAGCAGCAGCAAAACCTGCAGCGAAGCCAGCGAAGGCAGCAGCTAAGCCAGCAGCAAAAAAACCAGCAGCAGCGAAAAAGCCAGCGGCAGCTCGTAAGCCAAATGCAGCTTTCATGAAACCAATGACGATTTCTCCAGTCTTGGCAGCAGTCATCGGCGCGGCTCCAATGCCACGTACAGAAGTGACCAAGAAAGTGTGGGAATACATCAAAAAGCACAAGCTGCAAGATGAAGCAAACAAACGCAATATCAACGCAGATGACAAGTTGAAAGCCGTCTTCGGTGGCAAGAAACAAGTCTCTATGTTTGAAATGACTAAACTCATTTCTGGTCACCTCTCCTAA
- a CDS encoding glycosyltransferase translates to MKHINIHALDSLRQLLLDPLTRPHWDQLHKQYINSNDLSFKTLVVEKICTQIPQTGLIGFYRGVFLAHILDQEKWKRDAAIALLGLRPVNVDRIMAFLNFENAVSIYEANANHGLNTRAEQLQFPQLLKLATDAIKLKTKVELNLNSKRIAVYSMQINDGRHPPTTLLFDHAHLLKRLGYEVHVFSAQELDIPQSSHYLSNSGYLVNWPFDSKLQHDAEFNQSLDVTITTSSLSLLTRYEQIISKMIEFSPSLIFFVGDSSPLIEFLFQIFPTLALNTNSNAPLGHSDLWLAANEKHLRTAQFTNTTAFHYPNRIKLPAQAEGLKTKAPTSKVVLITVGSRLAVEIRDEWAKKMLALMESHPQLEWKLIGGQGVLPEVLAAANERITAIPFTPNVGEHLATADIYVNPRRVGGGFSVAEAMAFSLPVLCYSETDGGDKLLEHAVDSDQAYFDLLTHLIHSHDDRIKFGAQLKEMFDQNLSLSNAAPRLQLAIQQAKQNALLRFSKNIDDGPSADAKGLDSPIS, encoded by the coding sequence ATGAAACACATTAATATTCACGCCCTCGACTCGCTTCGGCAATTACTATTGGATCCGCTCACACGTCCGCATTGGGATCAGCTACACAAGCAATACATCAATTCGAATGATCTCTCATTCAAAACTTTAGTCGTCGAGAAAATTTGTACACAGATTCCTCAAACAGGGCTGATTGGTTTCTATCGAGGTGTTTTCTTAGCGCATATCTTAGATCAGGAAAAATGGAAGCGAGATGCTGCCATCGCATTACTTGGGCTGCGACCTGTCAACGTCGATCGCATCATGGCTTTTCTAAACTTCGAAAATGCGGTCTCGATTTACGAAGCCAACGCCAATCACGGACTCAATACACGAGCCGAACAATTGCAATTCCCACAGTTGCTCAAACTCGCGACAGACGCCATCAAACTCAAAACAAAAGTTGAACTTAATCTCAACTCAAAGCGCATCGCGGTCTATTCCATGCAAATTAATGATGGCCGTCACCCGCCAACAACCTTGTTATTCGATCACGCCCATCTTCTAAAAAGACTCGGCTACGAAGTTCATGTATTTAGTGCACAAGAACTCGACATCCCTCAGAGCAGTCACTATCTCAGCAACAGCGGCTATTTGGTCAATTGGCCATTCGATTCGAAGCTCCAGCACGATGCAGAATTCAATCAGAGCCTAGACGTCACCATCACTACCTCATCCCTGTCATTGTTGACACGGTACGAACAGATTATTAGCAAGATGATTGAATTTTCGCCGTCACTGATTTTCTTCGTTGGTGATAGTTCTCCACTCATCGAGTTTCTTTTTCAGATCTTTCCTACTCTTGCACTCAACACCAATTCCAATGCGCCATTGGGTCATTCAGACCTCTGGTTAGCGGCGAATGAAAAACATTTACGTACCGCGCAATTTACCAACACGACGGCTTTCCACTATCCCAATCGTATTAAGCTGCCAGCTCAAGCCGAGGGCCTCAAGACGAAAGCCCCCACATCGAAAGTCGTACTCATCACTGTAGGTTCACGCCTAGCTGTTGAAATCAGAGACGAATGGGCGAAAAAAATGCTAGCCCTAATGGAATCACATCCACAGCTGGAATGGAAATTGATTGGTGGGCAAGGTGTACTACCCGAAGTGCTAGCGGCAGCGAATGAGAGAATCACCGCGATTCCTTTTACGCCGAATGTTGGCGAACACCTTGCAACCGCCGATATTTACGTCAACCCTCGTCGGGTCGGTGGTGGATTTAGTGTTGCTGAAGCGATGGCATTTTCATTACCGGTACTCTGTTATAGCGAGACAGATGGCGGCGATAAGCTACTAGAACATGCGGTCGACTCGGATCAGGCCTACTTTGATTTACTGACGCACTTGATTCATAGCCACGACGATCGAATCAAGTTCGGTGCTCAATTAAAAGAAATGTTCGATCAGAATCTTAGCCTCAGCAATGCAGCGCCACGCTTGCAATTAGCCATTCAGCAGGCCAAGCAGAACGCCCTGCTTCGAT